A portion of the Ricinus communis isolate WT05 ecotype wild-type chromosome 10, ASM1957865v1, whole genome shotgun sequence genome contains these proteins:
- the LOC8268092 gene encoding protein WHAT'S THIS FACTOR 9, mitochondrial: MKSLITMQKLLQPKTSFEPNNIRSNNLYHYFLQCRSIVKVRLKWVKNRSLDHIIDRETDLKAACLLKDAIKRSPTGFLTAKSVADWQKLLGLTVPVLRFLRRYPTLFSEFPHARYTNLPCFRLTDTALLLDSQEQSIHQNYERDTVERLCRLLMMMKSRTVPLQSLHPLKWDLGLPDNFERILIPKHPDYFQYVRASNGVGCLRLAQWREEFAVSALQRSSESKEMGNKYQQFKRGQTTLAFPMSFPRGYGAQKKVRAWMEEFQKLPYISPYEDSRQIDPNSELMEKRVVGLLHELLSLTIHKKTKRNYLRSVREELILPHKFTRLFTRYPGIFYLSLKCKTTTVALREGYQRGKLVNPHPIARLRDKFYHVMRTGLLYRNKGENAIPQDILLNDVEDETVLDESEEEEDETGDDCYEVTSESEDGSDED, encoded by the exons ATGAAATCTTTGATCACTATGCAAAAGTTATTACAACCCAAAACTTCATTTGAACCCAACAACATCAGAAGCAACAATCTTTaccattattttcttcaatgtCGATCAATAGTAAAGGTTAGGCTTAAGTGGGTAAAGAACCGCAGCCTAGACCACATAATTGACCGAGAGACAGATCTTAAAGCAGCTTGTCTTTTAAAGGATGCAATCAAGCGTTCTCCTACTGGCTTTCTCACTGCTAAGTCCGTCGCTGACTGGCAAAAACTTCTTGGCCTCACTGTTCCTGTTCTTCGCTTTTTGCGCAg GTACCCAACTCTTTTTAGTGAATTTCCTCATGCCCGTTACACTAATTTGCCTTGTTTCCGATTAACGGACACTGCACTTCTTCTAGATTCACAAGAACAGAGCATACACCAGAATTATGAGAGGGATACTGTGGAGAGGCTCTGTAGACTGCTTATGATGATGAAAAGTAGGACAGTACCACTTCAATCGCTACATCCTTTGAAGTGGGACCTGGGATTGCCAGATAATTTTGAGAGAATACTGATTCCAAAGCACCCTGATTATTTTCAATATGTGAGGGCATCGAATGGTGTTGGGTGCTTAAGGCTTGCGCAATGGCGAGAGGAGTTTGCAGTTTCTGCATTGCAGCGGAGTAGTGAAAGCAAAGAAATGGGTAATAAGTACCAGCAATTCAAAAGGGGGCAAACCACTTTGGCTTTCCCAATGAGTTTTCCAAGGGGGTATGGAGCACAAAAGAAGGTAAGAGCATGGATGGAGGAATTTCAGAAGTTACCTTATATTTCACCATATGAGGACTCGAGACAGATCGACCCAAATAGTGAACTCATGGAGAAGCGAGTTGTTGGGCTCTTGCATGAGCTTTTAAGCCTGACTATTCATAAGAAAACCAAAAGGAATTACCTGAGGAGCGtgagagaggagttgattcTTCCACATAAGTTTACTCGCTTATTTACAAGGTATCCAGGGATTTTCTACCTCTCATTGAAGTGCAAGACAACAACTGTTGCTCTTAGAGAAGGTTATCAACGGGGAAAGCTGGTCAATCCACATCCTATTGCTCGTCTAAGGGACAAGTTTTATCACGTAATGAGAACTGGACTTCTTTATCGGAATAAAGGTGAAAACGCGATACCTCAAGACATTTTGCTAAATGATGTTGAGGATGAGACTGTGTTGGATGAATCTGAGGAGGAAGAGGATGAAACAGGTGATGACTGCTATGAGGTAACCTCTGAGAGTGAGGATGGGTCTGATGAAGATTAG
- the LOC8268093 gene encoding F-box protein At3g58530 isoform X2, with the protein MERKKVEEEQTWSRETIPKVMKIVSTTISQKDVISLLLVSPWLHHSLISYPSLWLALDFREMNKAGDRLISALSLPRYRHVKQINLEFAQDIEDRHLQVIQSKASSSLQNLESLNLNGCQKISDKGIEAITSACPNLKVFSIYWNVRVTDVGIKQLVENCKHIVDLNLSGCKNISDKSLQLVADLYQDIELLDLTRCIKLTDDGLQQILSKCSSLKSLNLYALSTFTDKAYRNISNLAHLRILDLCGAQNLSDEGLSCIAKCKNLTSLNLTWCVRVTNAGVIAIAEGCTYLEFLSLFGIVGVTDKCLEALSRSCSNTITTLDVNGCIGIKRRSRDELLQLFPHLMCFKVHS; encoded by the exons ATGGAAAGGAAGAAAGTAGAAGAGGAGCAAACATGGAGCAGAGAAACAATCCCAAAAGTAATGAAGATAGTGAGCACAACAATTTCTCAAAAAGACGTTATTTCTCTTCTACTTGTCAGTCCTTGGCTTCACCACTCTCTCATCTCTTACCCATCTCTCTGGCTg GCTCTTGATTTTCGTGAGATGAATAAGGCTGGAGATAGATTAATATCCGCTCTTTCACTG CCAAGATACCGGCATGTGAAGCAGATTAATCTTGAATTTGCACAAGATATTGAAGACAGACATCTTCAAGTAATTCAAAGCAAG GCTAGCAGTTCTCTTCAAAACCTGGAGTCCTTAAACCTTAATGGTTGCCAGAAGATCTCTGACAAAGGAATAGAAGCTATAACCAGTGCTTGTCCAAATTTGAAggtcttttctatttattggAATGTAAG GGTAACAGATGTTGGTATAAAGCAGTTGGTGGAGAATTGCAAACATATAGTTGACTTGAACTTGAGTGGCTGTAAG AACATATCAGACAAAAGTTTGCAATTAGTTGCTGATCTATATCAAGACATAGAGTTATTGGACCTGACTAG GTGCATCAAGCTCACAGACGATGGCTTGCAACAGATATTGTCCAAGTGCTCCTCTCTCAAGAGTTTAAATCTCTACGCCCTGTCCAC TTTCACTGACAAAGCTTACAGGAATATATCAAATCTGGCCCATCTaagaattttagatttatgtGGAGCCCAG AATCTATCTGATGAAGGACTTTCATGTATAGCTAAATGCAAGAATCTCACCTCACTCAATTTGACATG GTGCGTTCGAGTTACTAATGCGGGGGTTATAGCTATTGCTGAAGGTTGCACCTATCTTGAGTTTCTTAG CTTGTTTGGAATAGTTGGTGTGACTGACAAATGCCTGGAAGCCCTTTCAAGGTCCTGCTCAAACACAATCACAACCCTCGATGTTAATGGATGCATTGGCATAAAG aGACGGAGCCGTGATGAGTTGCTTCAGCTGTTTCCTCATCTTATGTGTTTCAAAGTACACAGCTGA
- the LOC8268093 gene encoding F-box protein At3g58530 isoform X1 has translation MERKKVEEEQTWSRETIPKVMKIVSTTISQKDVISLLLVSPWLHHSLISYPSLWLALDFREMNKAGDRLISALSLPRYRHVKQINLEFAQDIEDRHLQVIQSKASSSLQNLESLNLNGCQKISDKGIEAITSACPNLKVFSIYWNVRVTDVGIKQLVENCKHIVDLNLSGCKNISDKSLQLVADLYQDIELLDLTRCIKLTDDGLQQILSKCSSLKSLNLYALSTFTDKAYRNISNLAHLRILDLCGAQNLSDEGLSCIAKCKNLTSLNLTWCVRVTNAGVIAIAEGCTYLEFLSLFGIVGVTDKCLEALSRSCSNTITTLDVNGCIGIKLLDHNWKTLVTSLAQKGKTEGTTVF, from the exons ATGGAAAGGAAGAAAGTAGAAGAGGAGCAAACATGGAGCAGAGAAACAATCCCAAAAGTAATGAAGATAGTGAGCACAACAATTTCTCAAAAAGACGTTATTTCTCTTCTACTTGTCAGTCCTTGGCTTCACCACTCTCTCATCTCTTACCCATCTCTCTGGCTg GCTCTTGATTTTCGTGAGATGAATAAGGCTGGAGATAGATTAATATCCGCTCTTTCACTG CCAAGATACCGGCATGTGAAGCAGATTAATCTTGAATTTGCACAAGATATTGAAGACAGACATCTTCAAGTAATTCAAAGCAAG GCTAGCAGTTCTCTTCAAAACCTGGAGTCCTTAAACCTTAATGGTTGCCAGAAGATCTCTGACAAAGGAATAGAAGCTATAACCAGTGCTTGTCCAAATTTGAAggtcttttctatttattggAATGTAAG GGTAACAGATGTTGGTATAAAGCAGTTGGTGGAGAATTGCAAACATATAGTTGACTTGAACTTGAGTGGCTGTAAG AACATATCAGACAAAAGTTTGCAATTAGTTGCTGATCTATATCAAGACATAGAGTTATTGGACCTGACTAG GTGCATCAAGCTCACAGACGATGGCTTGCAACAGATATTGTCCAAGTGCTCCTCTCTCAAGAGTTTAAATCTCTACGCCCTGTCCAC TTTCACTGACAAAGCTTACAGGAATATATCAAATCTGGCCCATCTaagaattttagatttatgtGGAGCCCAG AATCTATCTGATGAAGGACTTTCATGTATAGCTAAATGCAAGAATCTCACCTCACTCAATTTGACATG GTGCGTTCGAGTTACTAATGCGGGGGTTATAGCTATTGCTGAAGGTTGCACCTATCTTGAGTTTCTTAG CTTGTTTGGAATAGTTGGTGTGACTGACAAATGCCTGGAAGCCCTTTCAAGGTCCTGCTCAAACACAATCACAACCCTCGATGTTAATGGATGCATTGGCATAAAG CTTTTAGATCATAACTGGAAAACCTTAGTAACTTCCTTGGCCCAAAAGGGGAAAACAGAAGGTACTACAGTATTTTGA